The Thamnophis elegans isolate rThaEle1 chromosome Z, rThaEle1.pri, whole genome shotgun sequence genome contains a region encoding:
- the LOC116520758 gene encoding cytochrome b5 domain-containing protein 1, with amino-acid sequence METFPRQRFFTPREVSVHNRPWDLWVSYLGRVYDLSPLSEEYRGDLLMKPILEVAGKDISHWFDPKTRDIQTHINPLTGCLKYYTPQGRFVHIPPPLPRSDWANDFGVPWWKNPLYEMGTLSAKTRNIRIINTLTSQEQTLEVCSEETMWEILRRYLPYNAHAASYTWKYHGVCLDMSKTLEYNNVPDEDEEFYRLNMDADAFTPAILLYFNDDLTEL; translated from the exons ATGGAAACCTTCCCCCGGCAGCGTTTCTTCACGCCGCGGGAGGTGTCGGTGCACAACCGGCCGTGGGACCTGTGGGTCTCCTATCTGGGGCGGGTGTACGACCTCAGCCCCCTGTCCGAAGAGTACAGGG GGGACCTCCTCATGAAGCCCATCCTGGAAGTAGCAGGGAAAGACATCAGCCACTGGTTCGACCCCAAGACCAGAGAC ATACAGACGCACATCAATCCGCTCACGGGCTGCCTCAAGTACTACACACCCCAGGGCCGGTTTGTGCACATCCCGCCGCCTCTTCCTCGCTCGGACTGGGCCAATGATTTTGGGGTGCCCTGGTGGAAAAACCCTCTGTACGAAATGGGCACCTTGTCTGCGAAAACCCGGAACATTCGGATCATCAACACGCTGACTTCTCAGGAGCAGACCCTCGAG GTCTGTTCAGAAGAAACCATGTGGGAGATCTTGAGGCGCTACCTGCCCTACAACGCGCACGCCGCCAGTTACACGTGGAAATACCACGGCGTCTGCCTGGACATGAGCAAGACCCTCGAGTATAACAACGTTCCCGACGAAGACGAGGAGTTCTACCGGCTCAACATGGACGCCGACGCCTTCACGCCTGCCATTTTGCTCTACTTCAACGATGACCTCACTGAGCTGTAG
- the NAA38 gene encoding LOW QUALITY PROTEIN: N-alpha-acetyltransferase 38, NatC auxiliary subunit (The sequence of the model RefSeq protein was modified relative to this genomic sequence to represent the inferred CDS: deleted 2 bases in 2 codons), producing the protein RSKLENLLNKSLRISYADGRTLVGLFLCTDGTGNVILGSAQEYCPPSDSFSAGEPRVLGLAMVPGHHIISIEVELESLNSLQYV; encoded by the exons CGTAGTAAGCTGGAGAACCTC CTGAACAAGAGCCTGCGGATTTCGTATGCGGACGGGCGG ACCTTGGTTGGCTTGTTTCTATGCACTGACGGGACTGGCAACGTCATTTTGGGTTCTGCCCAAGAATACTG tcccccttcagACTCCTTCTCGGCGGGCGAACCCCGAGTCCTGGGCCTGGCGATGGTTCCCGGCCATCACATCATCTCCATCGAAGTCGAGTTGGAGAGCCTCAACTCCCTGCAGTACGTCTGA
- the TMEM88 gene encoding LOW QUALITY PROTEIN: transmembrane protein 88 (The sequence of the model RefSeq protein was modified relative to this genomic sequence to represent the inferred CDS: inserted 1 base in 1 codon), with amino-acid sequence MSLDFSSPKPGPGSLECEGGAPGTSPLTPPPYAGEGALELRGXLDCWACAVLVTLQNLLIGALNLLLAGAVFGLILLPAGVLLGFGFLCHSKVIPDTQEHYCTNHLHDAAAVGLLVVGFTLLVPLLVLALAAYCRLARRLQLGYCLVPYSKAIYKNLPASRYHSVGCCGCCAQDLDAAAEKVWSFVCTESLCTGDKILVSPLTLGP; translated from the exons ATGAGCTTAGACTTCAGCTCCCCCAAGCCTGGGCCGGGGTCCCTGGAATGCGAGGGAGGGGCCCCTGGGACCTCGCCGCTGACCCCCCCTCCTTATGCCGGGGAGGGGGCTCTGGAACTCCGTG TCCTGGATTGTTGGGCTTGTGCCGTGCTGGTCACCTTGCAAAACCTTCTCATCGGAGCGCTCAATCTCCTCCTAGCCGGAGCGGTCTTCGGGTTGATCCTGCTGCCGGCTGGAGTCCTTTTGGGCTTCGGGTTTCTCTGCCACTCTAAGGTCA TTCCTGACACGCAGGAGCACTACTGCACAAACCATTTGCACGATGCAGCCGCCGTGGGTCTTTTGGTGGTGGGCTTCACCCTGCTGGTGCCCCTCCTGGTCCTGGCCCTGGCCGCCTACTGTCGCCTGGCGCGCCGCCTCCAGCTCGGCTACTGCCTGGTGCCCTACAGCAAAGCCATCTACAAGAACCTGCCCGCCAGCCGCTACCACAGCGTGGGCTGTTGCGGCTGCTGCGCGCAGGACCTGGATGCAGCCGCGGAAAAAGTGTGGT CTTTTGTgtgcactgagagcttatgcaccggagacaaaatCCTCGTGTCCCCACTCACACTTGGCCCATaa